The following are from one region of the Hydrogenophaga sp. BPS33 genome:
- a CDS encoding twin transmembrane helix small protein: protein MKYLVIAAFIAILGSLATALVYMMRGGSETNEDGTPRKNHMARALAFRVGFSILLFVVVLVSYRMGWIQPTGLPLRG from the coding sequence ATGAAGTACTTGGTCATCGCGGCATTCATTGCCATCCTTGGAAGCCTCGCCACCGCCCTGGTGTACATGATGCGCGGGGGCAGCGAAACCAACGAAGACGGCACGCCGCGCAAAAACCACATGGCGCGGGCGTTGGCGTTTCGAGTGGGGTTTTCCATCCTGCTCTTCGTGGTGGTGCTCGTCAGCTACCGCATGGGCTGGATCCAGCCCACGGGGTTGCCGCTGCGCGGTTAG
- a CDS encoding cytochrome c oxidase subunit 3, with protein sequence MSAATHGTTPYYFVPGPSRHPVMAAIGLFFVILGAGQWVNGHGWGAYSLAFGLVFWLFVLFQWFSDAVHESETGMYGRKIDLSFRWSMSWFIFSEVMFFGAFFTALWWTRTHSVPALGSLDNSLIWPNFSAVWPSVQAGATASPGGIVDPFQTMGPFWLPTINTALLLTSGVTLTIAHHALQVGNRGKTIAFMWMTVLLGIIFLCVQGYEYAHAYADLNLKLSSGVFGSTFFMLTGFHGFHVLVGMLMLLFITLRLQKGHFTAERHFGFEGAAWYWHFVDVVWLGLYILVYWM encoded by the coding sequence ATGTCAGCAGCAACCCACGGCACGACGCCCTACTACTTCGTTCCCGGTCCCTCGCGCCACCCGGTGATGGCGGCCATTGGCCTCTTCTTCGTCATTCTGGGCGCGGGTCAGTGGGTCAACGGCCACGGCTGGGGTGCGTACTCGCTGGCCTTCGGCCTGGTGTTCTGGCTGTTCGTGCTGTTCCAATGGTTCAGCGACGCGGTGCACGAAAGCGAAACCGGCATGTACGGCCGCAAGATCGACCTCTCGTTCCGTTGGAGCATGAGCTGGTTCATCTTCTCGGAAGTGATGTTCTTCGGCGCCTTCTTCACCGCGCTGTGGTGGACGCGCACGCACTCGGTGCCGGCGCTGGGCAGTCTGGACAACTCGCTGATCTGGCCGAACTTCTCTGCCGTATGGCCCAGCGTGCAGGCTGGCGCCACGGCTTCGCCGGGCGGCATTGTCGATCCCTTCCAGACCATGGGCCCGTTCTGGCTGCCCACGATCAACACCGCGCTGCTGCTCACCTCGGGTGTGACGCTGACCATCGCGCACCATGCGCTGCAGGTCGGTAACCGCGGCAAGACCATCGCCTTCATGTGGATGACGGTGCTGCTGGGCATCATCTTCCTGTGCGTGCAGGGCTATGAATACGCCCACGCCTACGCCGATCTGAACCTCAAGCTCTCGTCGGGCGTGTTCGGCTCCACCTTCTTCATGCTGACCGGCTTCCACGGTTTTCACGTGCTGGTGGGCATGCTGATGCTGCTGTTCATCACGCTGCGGCTGCAGAAAGGCCACTTCACCGCCGAGCGCCACTTCGGCTTCGAAGGCGCTGCCTGGTACTGGCACTTCGTGGACGTGGTGTGGCTGGGTCTGTACATCCTGGTCTACTGGATGTAA
- a CDS encoding DUF2970 domain-containing protein: MTSTPTENRRKGTFMDTVKAVAWGFLGIRRNADYQKDISKLNPLHLMAVGVGMAFLFVLVLILLVNWVAG, translated from the coding sequence ATGACTTCCACACCCACAGAGAACCGACGCAAGGGCACCTTCATGGACACGGTCAAGGCCGTGGCTTGGGGCTTCCTGGGCATTCGCCGCAACGCCGACTACCAGAAGGACATCTCCAAACTCAACCCGCTGCACCTGATGGCCGTCGGCGTGGGGATGGCGTTCCTGTTCGTGCTGGTATTGATACTGCTGGTGAACTGGGTTGCCGGCTGA
- a CDS encoding cytochrome c oxidase assembly protein, which produces MALRRENLNMVGKLCVIALGMFAFGYALVPIYRHICEALGINVLAVSELRVPGAASLPANTQVDRTRTISVEFDTNARGPWHFKPAVRSLQVHPGELTTVMYEFQNIQNRTMAAQAVPSYAPKQAAAHFNKLECFCFTQYTLQPGEKKEWPVAFVIDPRLSKDVTTITLSYTFFEVGGKVPAAPDTDAAPQASAVPSKTTGDV; this is translated from the coding sequence TTGGCACTCCGACGCGAAAACCTCAACATGGTGGGCAAGCTCTGCGTGATCGCGCTGGGCATGTTCGCGTTCGGGTATGCGCTGGTGCCGATCTACCGCCACATCTGCGAGGCCCTGGGCATCAACGTGCTGGCGGTGTCCGAGTTGCGTGTGCCGGGTGCCGCGAGCCTGCCCGCGAACACGCAGGTGGACCGCACGCGCACCATCAGCGTGGAGTTCGACACGAATGCGCGCGGACCCTGGCACTTCAAACCGGCCGTGCGCTCGTTGCAGGTGCACCCGGGCGAACTCACCACGGTGATGTACGAGTTCCAGAACATCCAGAACCGCACCATGGCGGCACAGGCGGTGCCGAGCTACGCGCCCAAGCAGGCCGCGGCGCATTTCAACAAGCTGGAGTGTTTCTGCTTCACGCAGTACACACTGCAGCCGGGCGAAAAGAAGGAATGGCCGGTGGCGTTCGTGATCGACCCTCGCCTGTCCAAGGACGTGACCACCATCACCCTGTCCTACACCTTCTTCGAAGTCGGCGGCAAAGTGCCTGCAGCGCCGGACACCGACGCCGCGCCGCAGGCCAGCGCCGTGCCATCCAAGACCACGGGGGACGTATGA
- a CDS encoding cytochrome oxidase small assembly protein → MTTPEQKKSNRRLGLILASVALVFFLGFIGKRFLFGL, encoded by the coding sequence ATGACCACGCCTGAACAGAAGAAGAGCAACCGCCGCCTGGGGCTGATCCTGGCGTCAGTGGCGCTCGTGTTCTTCCTGGGCTTCATCGGCAAGCGGTTCCTGTTCGGCCTCTGA
- the ctaD gene encoding cytochrome c oxidase subunit I produces the protein MSAVLDHHGAHGHDDHHDHHDHHAPTGWRRWVYATNHKDIGTLYLLFSFTMLMIGGLLALGIRAELFQPGLQLVNPELFNQLTTMHGLIMVFGAIMPAFVGFANWMIPLQIGASDMAFARMNNFSFWLMIPAAIMLVASFFMPGGAPAAGWTLYAPLTLQMGPSMDAGIFAMHILGASSIMGSINIIVTILNMRAPGMTLMKMPMFCWTWLITAYLLIAVMPVLAGAITMTLTDRHFGTSFFNPAGGGDPVMYQHIFWFFGHPEVYIMILPAFGIVSQVVPAFARKKLFGYASMVYATGSIAILSFVVWAHHMFTTGMPVTGQLFFMYSTMLIAVPTGVKIFNWVATMWKGSMTFETPMLWAVGFIFVFTVGGFTGLILSVAPIDIQMQDTYYVVAHFHYVLVAGSLFAMFSGIYYWLPKWTGVMYSETRGKIHFWWSMISFNITFFPMHFLGLAGMPRRYADYPMQFADFNAIASIGAFGFGLAQVYFFLAVIVPAMRGKGEKAPQNPWEGAVGLEWEVASPAPFHTFENPPKLDATATKVIG, from the coding sequence ATGAGTGCAGTTCTTGACCACCACGGTGCACACGGCCACGACGACCACCACGACCACCACGACCACCACGCCCCCACGGGCTGGCGCCGCTGGGTCTACGCCACCAACCACAAAGACATCGGCACGCTGTACCTGCTGTTCTCGTTCACCATGTTGATGATCGGTGGCCTGCTGGCCCTGGGCATTCGTGCCGAGTTGTTCCAGCCCGGCCTGCAACTGGTGAACCCCGAGCTGTTCAACCAGCTCACCACCATGCACGGTCTGATCATGGTGTTCGGCGCCATCATGCCGGCCTTCGTGGGTTTCGCGAACTGGATGATCCCGCTGCAGATCGGCGCTTCGGACATGGCCTTCGCGCGGATGAACAACTTCAGCTTCTGGCTGATGATCCCCGCCGCCATCATGCTCGTGGCCTCGTTCTTCATGCCCGGTGGCGCACCCGCTGCCGGCTGGACGCTGTACGCGCCGCTGACGCTGCAGATGGGCCCTTCGATGGACGCCGGCATCTTCGCCATGCACATCCTGGGCGCCTCGTCGATCATGGGCTCGATCAACATCATCGTGACCATCCTGAACATGCGCGCGCCCGGCATGACGCTGATGAAGATGCCGATGTTCTGCTGGACCTGGCTCATCACCGCCTACCTGCTGATCGCCGTGATGCCCGTGCTGGCCGGCGCGATCACCATGACGCTGACCGATCGCCACTTCGGCACCAGCTTCTTCAACCCCGCCGGCGGCGGTGACCCGGTGATGTACCAGCACATCTTCTGGTTCTTCGGCCACCCCGAGGTGTACATCATGATCTTGCCGGCCTTCGGCATCGTGAGCCAGGTCGTGCCCGCCTTCGCGCGCAAGAAGCTGTTCGGCTACGCCTCCATGGTCTACGCCACCGGCTCCATCGCCATCCTGTCCTTCGTCGTGTGGGCCCACCACATGTTCACCACCGGCATGCCGGTGACGGGCCAGTTGTTCTTCATGTACTCGACCATGTTGATCGCCGTGCCCACGGGCGTGAAGATCTTCAACTGGGTTGCGACCATGTGGAAGGGCTCGATGACGTTTGAGACCCCCATGTTGTGGGCCGTCGGCTTCATTTTCGTCTTCACCGTCGGCGGGTTCACCGGCCTGATCCTGTCGGTCGCGCCGATCGACATCCAGATGCAGGACACCTACTACGTGGTGGCCCACTTCCACTACGTGCTGGTGGCCGGTTCGCTGTTCGCCATGTTCTCCGGCATCTATTACTGGCTGCCCAAGTGGACCGGTGTGATGTACAGCGAAACCCGCGGCAAGATCCACTTCTGGTGGTCGATGATCTCGTTCAACATCACCTTCTTCCCGATGCACTTCCTGGGTCTGGCCGGCATGCCCCGCCGCTACGCCGACTACCCGATGCAGTTCGCCGACTTCAACGCCATCGCCTCGATCGGCGCCTTCGGTTTCGGTCTGGCACAGGTGTACTTCTTCCTGGCCGTGATCGTTCCCGCCATGCGTGGCAAGGGTGAGAAGGCGCCGCAGAACCCCTGGGAAGGCGCTGTGGGCCTGGAGTGGGAAGTGGCTTCGCCGGCACCGTTCCACACCTTCGAGAACCCGCCCAAGCTCGACGCCACCGCTACCAAGGTGATTGGCTGA
- the coxB gene encoding cytochrome c oxidase subunit II translates to MRAVGTTLALGAGAWTTVAAQTVNDLAGGPAVNQLNFHPPVTRIAEEQHWLHWFMMILCAVIFVIVFGVMFYSILKHRKSVGHKAEVLPEPIWVELGWTIVPLLIVIGMALPATKVLVAQKDTTNSDLTIKATGMQWKWGYDYLKGEGEGIGFLSTLDNNQRVMSNSGKPEATDDYLLKVDNPLVVPVNKKVRIITTANDVIHAWMVPAFGVKQDAIPGFVRDTWFRAEKTGDFYGQCAELCGKEHAYMPIHVKVVSAEDYTAWVTERQKAMAAAADDPNKVWTLADLVKRGESVYAANCAACHQANGKGAGPIKPLDGSAIVNDKDHGKMINVVLQGAAGGAMPAWKQLSDTELAAVMTYAKNNWSNKTEQIVQPAEVLAARK, encoded by the coding sequence ATCCGCGCTGTGGGTACCACGCTGGCGTTGGGCGCAGGCGCCTGGACCACGGTCGCTGCTCAGACGGTCAATGACCTTGCCGGTGGCCCGGCCGTCAACCAGCTGAACTTTCATCCGCCGGTGACCCGCATCGCCGAGGAACAGCACTGGCTGCACTGGTTCATGATGATCTTGTGCGCCGTCATCTTCGTCATCGTCTTCGGCGTGATGTTCTATTCCATCCTCAAGCACCGCAAGTCGGTGGGGCACAAGGCCGAGGTGCTGCCAGAGCCGATCTGGGTGGAGCTCGGATGGACCATCGTTCCCCTGTTGATCGTCATCGGTATGGCGCTGCCCGCCACCAAAGTGCTCGTGGCCCAGAAAGACACCACCAACAGCGACCTGACCATCAAGGCCACGGGCATGCAGTGGAAATGGGGCTATGACTACCTCAAGGGCGAAGGCGAAGGCATCGGCTTCCTCTCCACGCTGGACAACAACCAGCGCGTCATGTCCAACAGCGGCAAGCCCGAAGCCACCGACGACTACCTCCTGAAGGTGGACAACCCCCTGGTCGTGCCGGTGAACAAGAAGGTCCGCATCATCACCACCGCCAACGACGTGATCCACGCCTGGATGGTGCCCGCCTTCGGCGTGAAGCAGGATGCCATTCCCGGCTTCGTGCGCGACACCTGGTTCCGCGCCGAAAAAACCGGCGACTTCTATGGCCAGTGCGCCGAGCTGTGCGGCAAGGAGCACGCCTACATGCCGATCCACGTGAAGGTGGTGAGCGCCGAGGACTACACCGCCTGGGTTACCGAGCGCCAGAAAGCCATGGCCGCCGCCGCCGATGACCCGAACAAGGTCTGGACGCTGGCCGATCTGGTCAAGCGTGGCGAATCCGTCTATGCCGCCAACTGCGCGGCCTGCCACCAGGCCAACGGCAAGGGTGCGGGCCCAATCAAGCCGCTCGATGGTTCGGCCATCGTGAACGACAAGGACCACGGCAAGATGATCAACGTCGTGCTCCAAGGCGCGGCTGGCGGTGCCATGCCTGCGTGGAAACAGCTCTCCGACACCGAGCTGGCCGCCGTGATGACCTACGCCAAGAACAATTGGTCGAACAAGACGGAGCAGATCGTGCAACCGGCCGAAGTACTGGCCGCCCGCAAGTGA